One part of the Pseudoliparis swirei isolate HS2019 ecotype Mariana Trench chromosome 6, NWPU_hadal_v1, whole genome shotgun sequence genome encodes these proteins:
- the LOC130194819 gene encoding cytoskeleton-associated protein 5-like gives MSGHIDQFLIATFMQLRLIYSTHMADERLDKRDIIKLYSCIIGNMLSLFSMESLAREASMGVLKDLMHGVIILMLDDRMEDIEDGRQVIRSVNMLVTRVLEKSDQTNMIRSVCRDGNIGVCVRLSVCPCICLSVRVLVCV, from the exons ATGTCGGGACACATCGATCAGTTCCTGATCGCCACCTTCATGCAGCTGCGGCTCATCTACAGCACGCACATGGCCGATGAGCGGCTGGACAAGAGGGACATCATCAAGCTGTACAGCTGCATCATCGGGAACATGCTCTCT TTGTTCTCCATGGAGTCCCTGGCCCGAGAGGCCTCTATGGGTGTGTTGAAGGACCTGATGCACGGTGTGATAATACTGATGCTGGATGACCGGATGGAGGACATAGAAGACGGACGGCAGGTCATCAGATCAGTCAACATGCTGGTGACCAGAGTTCTGGAGAAGTCTGACCAGACCAACATGATCAGGTCAGTATGCAGAGACGGtaacattggtgtgtgtgtgcgtctgtccgtctgtccctGTATCTGTCTGTCAGTGCGTGTCCTTGTCTGtgtctga